The genomic interval TGGTGGAAGGCGATACGCAGGCCGGAGTGCTGGCGGCCGGTCAGGTCACCGGCATCATCGAGGACCTGCCGACGGTCGAAGAACTGATCGACCGCATCATCACCGACGCGCTGGCCCGCATCAGCGCGGTCTCGGCGCTGCCGGTCGAATCCCCGGCGACCGTGACCCAGTCCTGACGTTGCCGAACGCGCGCCTCCGTCCGGTGGACGGGGGCGCGTTCCGGTCTCCGCCCGGCAGAACCGGACCTACCAGGGCAGCTGCGCGTACACGGTGTCGTCCTCCGCACCCCAGCGATAGCCCCAGAGCTGGCCGGTCGGGCCGTCCGCGGGCAGGGTGGCGAGCGCGACGCTGACCTCCGCGCCCTGCTCAGCGGTGCGGAAGCCGCTGTTCCCGTTGAACTCGGTGGCGCAGTAGCCGGGATTGGCGGCGTTGACCTTGATCGGGGTGTCCCAGAGTTCCTTGGCGTACATGGCGGTGACCATGTTCAGCGCGGCCTTCGAGGCCGGGTAGGGAATGGCCGCGGCCGGCCACAGCGGGCTCGTCTGGTCCATGAGGAAACCGATGGAACCGACTTCACTGGACACCTGGACGATGCGGGCCGCCGGGGCGTTGCGCAGCAACGGCAGCAGCGCGTTGGTCACCGCGACCACACCGAAGACGTTGGTTTCGAAGACTTCTCGCATCGCGTTCAGAGCGGTTTCCGAGGGCTGACCGAAATCGCCCGCGATGCCCGCGTTGTTCACCAGGACGTCCAGGTGACCGAATTCCGCCGCGATCCAGTCGGCGGCTCGGGCGATGGAGCCGGCATCGGTGGCATCGATTTCCAGCGGGCGCGCGTCGATCCCCGCCGCGGCCAGTTTCGCCACCGCTTCGGCGCCGCGTTCGGCGGATCGGGCCCCCACCAGAACCGTCATACCGCGCTCGCCCAGCTGTCGGGCGGTTTCGTAGCCGATGCCCCTGTTGGCACCGGTGATCAGGGCAATCTGCTTCGTTGTCGTCATGGGATCGAGCCTGGCAGCGCCGAAACGGCCCGGGGAGGACCACTTCAGCCTGGTACAGGCTGTACCACCCACCGGATGGCCATCGCGCCCGATACTGGATGGGTGACCGATCGAACCGAGTTGGCGAAATTCCTGCGCGCCCGCCGCGGCAAGCTGCGCCCGGCCGACGTGGGCCTGCCCGAGATCGGGCAGCGCCGGACGCCGGGACTGCGCCGCCAAGAGGTGGCTCAGCTCGCCGGGATCTCGGTGGACTACTACATCCGGATGGAACAGGCGCGCGGGGCGAAGCCGTCCCGGCAGGTGCTGGCGGCGGTCGGCCGGGCACTGCTGCTCAGCACCGACGAACGCGAGTACCTGTTCCGGATCGCCGGCGAGAACCCGCCGCCGACCTCGGGACCGAATCGCATTGTCTCCCAAGCAGTCCGCGTATTGCTCGACAATACGACCGTGCCCGCCTACGTGGTGGACGCCTGCTACGAGATCCTGGCCTGGAACCGGATGGCCGTGCCGTTCGTCGGCGATCTCGCGCAGGTTCCCGCGGCCGACCGGAATATGGTGCGCTGGATGTTCCGGCTGCCCGACGACGCCGAACCCTGGTCGGAACCCGCGTCGGTGGATTTCGCCCGCTCCACCGTCGCCGATCTGCGCGCGGTCTACGCGCGCTATCCCGGCAATCCGGCGCTGGCCGAGTTGGTCACCGAATTGCTCGGCACCTCTGGACATTTCGCGCGGATGTGGGCCGATCACGATGTCGAGGTGCGCCGCGGGCACTACAAACGGGTCCAGCACCCGGAGCTCGGTCCGCTCGAATTCGACTGCCAGGTCCTGCACATCTCGGACAGCGATCAGCGCATCATCGTGTACTGCCCGGAACCCGGCTCGCCCACCGCCGCGGTGTTCGCACGGCTCCGCGCGTCGGCCGAACCGCTGCACGGCTCGCTCATGTGCCCGAATATCGCCGCCGAAGCCCAGGTTTCGGCTCGACCAGAATCAGCTCAGGCACGCTTGACGCACCTGAGCTGACCTCAGCGGCGGATCAGACGCGCTCGATGATGGTGACATTGGCGGTGCCGCCGCCCTCGCAGATGGTGAGCAGCCCGTAGCGGCCGTTCACCCGCTCCAGTTCGTTGAGCAGAGTCGCGAAGAGTTTCGCGCCGGTCGCGCCCAGCGGGTGGCCCAGGGCGATCGCGCCGCCGTTCACGTTCACCTTGTCCGGGTTGATGCCGGTTTCCTTGATCCAGGCCAGCACCACGGGCGCGAAAGCCTCGTTGATCTCGGCGACATCGATGTCGTCGATGGACAGGCCGGTCTTCTCCAGCGCCCACTTGGTCGCCGGAATCGGGCCGGTGAGCATCATGATCGGGTCGGCGCCCCGGGCGCTCACGTGATGAATGCGGGCGCGCGGCGTCAAGCCGTACTCCTGTACCGCCCACTCCGAGGCGAGCAGCGTGGCGCTCGCGCCGTCGGAGATCTGACTGGCGACGGCGGCGGTGAGCGAACCACCCTCGGCCAGCACCTTCAGCCCCGCCATCTTCTCCAGGCTGGTTTCGCGCGGGCACTGGTCGATGCTGAAGTCGCCCACCGGGACGATCTCGTTGTCGAAGCGGCCGTTCTTGATCGCGTCACGCGCCCGGTCGTGGCTGCGCAGCGCCCACTGCTCCATTTCCAGCCGGCTGATGCCCCACTTGTCGGCGATCATCTGCGCGCCGTTGAACTGCGACACCTCGCCGGTGCCGTAGCGGTGGTCCCAGCCCGCCGCGCCGACGAACGGGGAATCGAACCCGTACTCCTTGCCCGCCAGCATGGCGGCGGAGATCGGGATGGCGCTCATGTTCTGCACGCCACCCGCGACGATCACCTCGGCCGTGCCGCTCATAATGGCCTGCGCGCCGAAATTGATGGCCTGCTGGGAAGATCCGCACTGCCGGTCCACCGTCACACCCGGGACTTCCTCGGGGAAGCCCGCGGTCAGCCAGGCGGTGCGGCCGATATTGCCGGCTTGCGGACCGATGTTGTCGACGCAGCCCACAATCACGTCGTCGACATTGCCCGGGTCGATCGGGCTGCGGTCGAGCAGCCCCTTCAACACGGCCGCGCCGAGGTCCGCCGGGTGCACGGCGGCCAGCGCGCCGTTCTTCTTGCCGACCGGGGTGCGCACCGCGTCGATCACATAGGCGTCCCGGACCGGGGCGTACGGGCGGCGGGTGGGTGCAGACATGGGGAGCTCCAAATCAACTGTGCTGCACGGTCAAACCGTCGAGCACGATGGTCAGATACTGCTTGGCGAGGTTTTCCACGGTGATGGGACCGCCCGGCTGATACCAGCGGACCGCGACCCACACCGTGTCCCGCAGGAACCGGTAGGCCAGTTCGACATCGAGTTCGGCCCGGAAGCTGCCGTCGGCGACGCCGTTGGTGAGCACTTTGTGCCAGAGTTCGCGGAATTCGTTGTTGTATTCGTCGATGTAGGCGAAGCGTTCGGCGCCGCGCAGACGCTTGGCTTCGGCCTGGTAGATGGCTACCGCGGCGTGGAAGCGATCGAATGATTCGTAGGAGGCGAGGACCAGGGCTTCGAGGGTGTCGCGCGAGCTCAGGCCGGAGGTGACGATTTCCCGGTAGCGCCCGAACAGGTCGTCGAGGAAGCCGCGCAGGATCTCGTCCACCATGGATTCCTTGGAATCGAAGTGGTGGTAGAGGCTGCCGGATAGTATTCCGGCCGCGTCGGCGATATCGCGGACGGTTGTGGCACGCAGCCCGCGCTGGGCGAACAGATCGGCCGCCAGCAAGAGCAGTTCGTTGCGCCGTGCCGATTTCGAGGCTTCTGCTGATTTCGAGGCGTCAGGTGCGGTCACATAGCCGATCGTACAACCAAGCATTTGCTTGGTCCAGGGCGGTATAAATCAACCCCCTTCTACCGGCGCGGATGCTCAGCGGAACGAGTAGCGTAAGGGCGAGGAGACGGACAGGTCGGCTAGCAGTCGATCACAGATGACGACCGGTGATATCCCCGCCCGCGCTAGCCGGGCGACCAGCGCCAATCGTCGTTCGGGACTGTCCCATTCGACAGTGAGTGGGCCGCGGCCAGGCCCGGCATCCACGGTCGCCAGCACGCGCGGCGGGCCGTCCGGCGTGGGTTCCTCGACGAGTTTGAGGATCATGCCGCGCTGCCACGCGCGGTAGGTGTCCATATCCGCGCCGATCACCAATTTGTCGGTGGCGGCGCATAATCCCTGCGCGATCTCGTCGTCGATGGCGACTCGATCGAAGCGGAACTGGCGGCAGCGGCGCACCACCTCGAGCAGATCGGCGCGCACCTCACACATCAGCTCGGCCTGCCGTTGCCGGCGCAGCTCGGGTTCGGTCTGCGCGATCGATGCGTGGTCCAGCCCGAGCCGCCTGGCGCGCTCGTGGTCGCGCTGCATATCCGCGCGTAGCGCACCGCGCGGATCGCGCGCGACCTCGCCTTCGTCGACCGCGTACTGCTCGAGTATCTGCGCGGCCCGGGAAGCTGTGATTCGCTCCGAACGATGGTCCATCAGCTCGGCGCCGAAAGTGAGCGCGGCGAGAACCATGCTGTCCAGTCTTCGCCTGGCCAGCACGACTTCGCGCACCAAATCGAGTTCCAGTTGTTCGCGGGCATGTGGGCGATCCAGGCCCATAGCCATCGCCCCTCACGGGAGTTTGCGGGATCCGACCTCCCCCAGCATGGCACACCGGAGGGGTCGACACGCAATGGTTTTTCACCGGAGCTCATGCCCGTAAGCAGCGCAAATAGCGGATGTACGGAGGCGTTCGCACTCTTGCGCGCGGAAGCGCCGCCGCCATCGGATGACAGACAGCAGGCGCACCGGGCGACCGCGGGCAGCGCACCCGCCGCCCGCGATCGAGCCCGGGAGCAAACGCTGTGAAATCAGGCGCGCTGACTGCTGATCGAAACGACCTCACCGGTCAGATAAGTCGTGTAATCGCTGGCGAGCATGGCGATGGTGGCCGCCACCTCCCACGGTTCGGCGGCCCGGCCGAAGGCTTCGCGTTCGGACAACCGGTCCAGCAGTTCCGGTGAACTCACCTTGTCGAGGAACGCGTGGCGAGCGATGCTCGGCGAAACCGCGTTGATCCGAACACCCAATTCGGCGGCTTCCACGGCACTACACCGGGTCAGCGCCATGACGCCGGCCTTCGCGGCCGCATAGTGGGCTTGACCGTATTGCGCCCGCCAGCCGAGCACA from Nocardia goodfellowii carries:
- a CDS encoding SDR family oxidoreductase; amino-acid sequence: MTTTKQIALITGANRGIGYETARQLGERGMTVLVGARSAERGAEAVAKLAAAGIDARPLEIDATDAGSIARAADWIAAEFGHLDVLVNNAGIAGDFGQPSETALNAMREVFETNVFGVVAVTNALLPLLRNAPAARIVQVSSEVGSIGFLMDQTSPLWPAAAIPYPASKAALNMVTAMYAKELWDTPIKVNAANPGYCATEFNGNSGFRTAEQGAEVSVALATLPADGPTGQLWGYRWGAEDDTVYAQLPW
- a CDS encoding helix-turn-helix transcriptional regulator, whose translation is MTDRTELAKFLRARRGKLRPADVGLPEIGQRRTPGLRRQEVAQLAGISVDYYIRMEQARGAKPSRQVLAAVGRALLLSTDEREYLFRIAGENPPPTSGPNRIVSQAVRVLLDNTTVPAYVVDACYEILAWNRMAVPFVGDLAQVPAADRNMVRWMFRLPDDAEPWSEPASVDFARSTVADLRAVYARYPGNPALAELVTELLGTSGHFARMWADHDVEVRRGHYKRVQHPELGPLEFDCQVLHISDSDQRIIVYCPEPGSPTAAVFARLRASAEPLHGSLMCPNIAAEAQVSARPESAQARLTHLS
- a CDS encoding acetyl-CoA C-acetyltransferase; amino-acid sequence: MSAPTRRPYAPVRDAYVIDAVRTPVGKKNGALAAVHPADLGAAVLKGLLDRSPIDPGNVDDVIVGCVDNIGPQAGNIGRTAWLTAGFPEEVPGVTVDRQCGSSQQAINFGAQAIMSGTAEVIVAGGVQNMSAIPISAAMLAGKEYGFDSPFVGAAGWDHRYGTGEVSQFNGAQMIADKWGISRLEMEQWALRSHDRARDAIKNGRFDNEIVPVGDFSIDQCPRETSLEKMAGLKVLAEGGSLTAAVASQISDGASATLLASEWAVQEYGLTPRARIHHVSARGADPIMMLTGPIPATKWALEKTGLSIDDIDVAEINEAFAPVVLAWIKETGINPDKVNVNGGAIALGHPLGATGAKLFATLLNELERVNGRYGLLTICEGGGTANVTIIERV
- a CDS encoding TetR/AcrR family transcriptional regulator, with the protein product MTAPDASKSAEASKSARRNELLLLAADLFAQRGLRATTVRDIADAAGILSGSLYHHFDSKESMVDEILRGFLDDLFGRYREIVTSGLSSRDTLEALVLASYESFDRFHAAVAIYQAEAKRLRGAERFAYIDEYNNEFRELWHKVLTNGVADGSFRAELDVELAYRFLRDTVWVAVRWYQPGGPITVENLAKQYLTIVLDGLTVQHS